A stretch of the Gracilinanus agilis isolate LMUSP501 chromosome 4, AgileGrace, whole genome shotgun sequence genome encodes the following:
- the SMIM8 gene encoding small integral membrane protein 8 encodes MSSAPEPPTFKNEPLKEKDSRIPGLRGTRTTTLFRAVNPELFIKPNKPVMVFGMITLTLCVAYIGYLHATQENKKDLYEAIDSGGARYMRRKTSKWD; translated from the exons ATGTCTTCAGCACCTGAGCCCCCAACCTTTAAAAATGAACCACTCAAAGAGAAAGACTCTCGAATCCCAGGGCTCAGGGGGACCCGCACAACCACCTTATTTCGAGCTGTGAATCCAGAGCTTTTCATTAAACCT aaCAAACCTGTTATGGTTTTTGGAATGATAACACTTACACTTTGCGTGGCTTACATTGGTTACCTACATGcaactcaagaaaataaaaaggacctCTATGAAGCTATTGACAGTGGGGGAGCCAGATATATGAGGAGAAAAACATCCAAATGGGATTAA